In Vibrio alfacsensis, the following proteins share a genomic window:
- a CDS encoding 5'-methylthioadenosine/adenosylhomocysteine nucleosidase, producing the protein MFKKSLALLLAAYSLPSVAGSTIGIVGAMDVEVEALLPKIQNQQIKTIGSHRFYTGELEGKSVVVTKSGVGKVNAAMTTTLLIESFGVEQLIFTGIAGASDPKLDPLDVVVSTRLVQHDVDLTAFNMPKGLLPDYQERYFYADKALQKYAFEAAVDTLGKESVYRGIIASGDQFIASKVKVTGIYQEYNAMAVEMEGAALGQVADAFKVPYVVIRTISDKADGSAEMVYSDLKKATADNSANITLNMLKRMQ; encoded by the coding sequence ATGTTTAAGAAATCTCTTGCTCTTTTGCTTGCCGCATATTCGCTTCCGTCTGTTGCAGGTTCTACTATCGGTATTGTTGGCGCGATGGATGTAGAAGTTGAAGCGTTACTGCCAAAAATTCAAAATCAACAAATCAAAACAATTGGTAGTCATCGTTTTTATACCGGTGAGTTAGAGGGAAAATCGGTCGTTGTGACTAAATCTGGCGTTGGTAAGGTTAATGCCGCGATGACAACGACCTTACTTATTGAGTCGTTTGGTGTAGAGCAGCTTATTTTTACGGGCATTGCCGGTGCGAGTGATCCTAAATTGGACCCATTGGATGTGGTTGTTTCAACTCGTCTTGTCCAGCATGATGTCGATCTAACCGCATTTAATATGCCAAAAGGCCTTTTGCCTGACTATCAGGAACGTTACTTCTACGCAGATAAAGCACTACAAAAATACGCTTTCGAAGCGGCCGTTGACACGCTTGGAAAAGAGAGTGTTTACCGAGGCATTATCGCATCTGGTGATCAGTTCATTGCGAGCAAAGTAAAGGTAACGGGTATTTACCAAGAATACAACGCGATGGCGGTAGAAATGGAAGGGGCTGCATTAGGCCAAGTTGCTGATGCATTTAAGGTGCCTTACGTTGTTATTCGTACCATTTCTGATAAAGCTGATGGTTCTGCTGAAATGGTTTATTCAGATTTGAAGAAAGCAACCGCGGACAATTCGGCAAATATTACGCTTAACATGCTAAAGCGCATGCAATAG